A single region of the Stigmatopora argus isolate UIUO_Sarg chromosome 6, RoL_Sarg_1.0, whole genome shotgun sequence genome encodes:
- the tnfrsf1b gene encoding tumor necrosis factor receptor superfamily member 1B, producing the protein MLERDTMKDALVLMVMILKIHTIQVSSLPYHVESSAKCNNPDEEYLLEASSLCCKKCPPGWRLTRECNLTSETVCEPCDHEQYMESWNYARNCFLCSKCRARKGLQFALACSPTAMSKCVCRPGMYCIMESDEQHCTACLQHKNCKAGFGVSVPGTADSNVKCKQCVNGTFSNTSSATEPCRPHTNCHGRPVLREGTLTTDTLCEPDWQGGHRKETTADPTSAASGSGKPLLGPEVFEGSSRLTKSPGDDSEKVATVASIVAAVVFLMVVVVLLLVLCKTSRNKGCQLEGGVCELCTLEASGRLISGKGHISMTCTGKLRPDP; encoded by the exons ATGTTGGAACGGGACACGATGAAGGATGCCCTCGTGCTGATGGTGATGATCCTGAAAATTCACACAATCCAG GTGTCCTCACTGCCTTACCATGTGGAGTCAAGTGCTAAGTGTAACAACCCGGATGAAGAATACTTGTTGGAGGCTTCAAGCCTGTGTTGCAAAAAGTGTCCTCCTG GTTGGCGACTGACGCGTGAGTGCAATCTTACATCAGAGACCGTCTGTGAACCATGCGACCACGAACAGTACATGGAGAGTTGGAACTACGCACGGAACTGCTTCCTTTGCTCTAAATGCAGAGCTC GCAAAGGCCTGCAGTTTGCCCTAGCGTGCTCCCCTACTGCCATGTCCAAGTGTGTGTGTCGACCCGGCATGTACTGCATCATGGAGTCTGATGAGCAACACTGCACTGCCTGTCTGCAGCACAAGAACTGCAAAGCTGGTTTTGGAGTCTCTGTACCAG gcACGGCCGACTCAAACGTCAAGTGCAAACAGTGCGTCAATGGGACCTTTTCCAACACATCTTCTGCTACAGAACCGTGTCGACCTCATACAAA CTGTCACGGGAGGCCCGTGTTAAGAGAAGGCACTTTGACAACGGATACGCTTTGCGAACCGGATTGGCAGGGCGGACATCGCAAAGAGACGACTGCGGACCCAACAAGTGCCGCCTCGGGTAGCGGGAAGCCTTTGCTTGGACCGGAGGTTTTTGAGGGTTCATCTCGGTTGACAAAAAGTCCGGGAGATGATAGTGAAAAGG TTGCAACAGTCGCCAGTATTGTTGCGGCAGTCGTGTTTCTTATGGTCGTGGTCGTCCTACTGCTGGTCCTTTGTAAAACATCCAGGAACAAAG GTTGCCAACTTGAAGGTGGTGTCTGTGAACTCTGCACTTTGGAGGCGTCTGGAAGGCTTATTTCAG GTAAAGGCCACATCTCTATGACATGCACTGGTAAACTGAGGCCAGACCCCTGA
- the miip gene encoding migration and invasion inhibitory protein isoform X1, protein MKRKCKEKHVTILSDTCDQDPYTPSPTPSTSWAPETSDKITASPRKDGSSEPFATKLCPAPQTKRQNMQQNMGEVTFQKDGIPEESVSDSSPRLRPLLGYDWIAGVLDVEKTLNERSEDFYKELQDFRAQNKKECIHQPRDKSNPAAPSLLTLLADTDCLGDDTDTHQCTFLYTVNNRLFPVPVHAQERCPVCRRPKSAHPHTRDKPALVRVSIPRATVLPPFEYKAHRRKSFDPADSLGLPSHCLLGWSNNVSSCYDPPSNLDLRSHLEKRTETSQEQVTRRVHPGQVPIVTPMARHQFQHFTPKRKKKRPLMKR, encoded by the exons atgaaaagaaagtgcAAAG AGAAACATGTGACAATCCTCTCCGATACTTGTGACCAAGATCCTTACACTCCAAGTCCAACCCCATCGACATCTTGGGCACCCGAAACATCGGACAAAATTACTGCATCGCCACGCAAAGATGGCAGCAGTGAGCCTTTTGCTACTAAATTATGTCCAGCGCCGCAGACCAAACGAcag AACATGCAGCAAAACATGGGTGAAGTCACTTTTCAGAAGGATGGAATCCCAGAAGAATCTGTTTCGGATAGCAGCCCTCGTTTGCGGCCGTTACTTGGATACGACTGGATAGCGG GTGTTCTTGATGTGGAAAAGACCCTGAACGAACGCTCAGAGGATTTCTACAAGGAACTACAAGATTTTCGAGCGCAAAATAAAAAGGAGTGCATCCACCAGCCCAGAGACAA ATCCAACCCAGCGGCGCCCTCTCTCCTGACGCTGTTAGCAGACACAGACTGCCTGGGCGATGACACGGATACTCATCAGT GCACGTTCTTGTACACGGTGAACAACCGATTGTTCCCCGTCCCCGTTCACGCACAGGAACGGTGTCCCGTGTGCAGACGGCCAAAATCAGCTCACCCGCACACTCGAGACAAACCAGCTCTCGTCAG GGTCAGCATCCCACGTGCCACCGTTCTACCACCTTTCGAGTACAAAGCGCATCGCCGGAAAAGCTTCGATCCGGCTGACAGTTTGGGGTTGCCCTCT CATTGCCTCTTGGGCTGGTCCAACAATGTTAGTAGCTGCTACGATCCACCCAGTAACCTAGACTTACGGAGTCATCTGGAAAAGAGAACTGAGACATCACAG gaaCAAGTGACAAGAAGGGTTCACCCTGGCCAAGTGCCAATTGTCACTCCAATGGCCCGTCACCAATTCCAGCATTTTAcccccaaaagaaaaaagaaacgaCCTTTAATGAAAAGATGA
- the miip gene encoding migration and invasion inhibitory protein isoform X2 — MQQNMGEVTFQKDGIPEESVSDSSPRLRPLLGYDWIAGVLDVEKTLNERSEDFYKELQDFRAQNKKECIHQPRDKSNPAAPSLLTLLADTDCLGDDTDTHQCTFLYTVNNRLFPVPVHAQERCPVCRRPKSAHPHTRDKPALVRVSIPRATVLPPFEYKAHRRKSFDPADSLGLPSHCLLGWSNNVSSCYDPPSNLDLRSHLEKRTETSQEQVTRRVHPGQVPIVTPMARHQFQHFTPKRKKKRPLMKR; from the exons ATGCAGCAAAACATGGGTGAAGTCACTTTTCAGAAGGATGGAATCCCAGAAGAATCTGTTTCGGATAGCAGCCCTCGTTTGCGGCCGTTACTTGGATACGACTGGATAGCGG GTGTTCTTGATGTGGAAAAGACCCTGAACGAACGCTCAGAGGATTTCTACAAGGAACTACAAGATTTTCGAGCGCAAAATAAAAAGGAGTGCATCCACCAGCCCAGAGACAA ATCCAACCCAGCGGCGCCCTCTCTCCTGACGCTGTTAGCAGACACAGACTGCCTGGGCGATGACACGGATACTCATCAGT GCACGTTCTTGTACACGGTGAACAACCGATTGTTCCCCGTCCCCGTTCACGCACAGGAACGGTGTCCCGTGTGCAGACGGCCAAAATCAGCTCACCCGCACACTCGAGACAAACCAGCTCTCGTCAG GGTCAGCATCCCACGTGCCACCGTTCTACCACCTTTCGAGTACAAAGCGCATCGCCGGAAAAGCTTCGATCCGGCTGACAGTTTGGGGTTGCCCTCT CATTGCCTCTTGGGCTGGTCCAACAATGTTAGTAGCTGCTACGATCCACCCAGTAACCTAGACTTACGGAGTCATCTGGAAAAGAGAACTGAGACATCACAG gaaCAAGTGACAAGAAGGGTTCACCCTGGCCAAGTGCCAATTGTCACTCCAATGGCCCGTCACCAATTCCAGCATTTTAcccccaaaagaaaaaagaaacgaCCTTTAATGAAAAGATGA